GAACTCCGCATGCATGATCTTCCCCGTCGGCTCCGGCATGCGGAAGACCTCCACGGCACCGAATGCCTTCGCGTAGAAATCCAGCGCGGCCACGCCATCGCGGACGGTGAGGGACGGGGTGACGGTGTGGTAGCCTTGGGGAATCTCGCTCATGCGGCATGGCCTAGCATGGCGAGGCGGCTTTGACGAAGGAAACCGCAGCCATCAGCGCATCGCCGCCGCGATTTCCTCCGCGGTCAGCGCGCGGGTGAGCAGGGCGAATTCATCGATGCGGCCGTTGAAATTCCGCACCATGCCATTGGTTGGCGAGGTCGGGCTGGAGGCGTCGAAGTTGCCGAGGTTCGCGAGGCCGAGCTGGATCGGCACCTTGCGCGTCATGCTGCCCGCGGCGACCTCGCTGCCATTCATGTAATGCCTCATCATCCCGGTATCGCCATCGATGACGGTGGCCAGATGCAGCCAGCGGCCGAAGTCCTGCGGGGTGACGACGGGCGGGCTCTCCAGGCGCTCCCACGAGGGGTAGGCGTGCTCGGGCTCCGCCCGCAGGCCGAGCAGCATGCGCCCGTCGCGATCGAGCTTCCAGTGGATCTCGCCGATCTGCTCCGGTGCCATGGAGAGCAGGGCATTGTGCTCAAGCGGCAGGCTATCCACGCGGACCCATGCCATGAGGGTCACGGACGGGGTGACGCCCTCCGCGCGGAATCGCACGCGGTCGGAGGTCTTGGCAAAGCCGAGCGCGCCCTTCCTGTCCCAGCGGCCGGAGAGCGTTTCGCAGCCGATGATGGTGCCGTGGGAATTTCCCGCCGCACCCGCGGCGCGATTCGTCAGGATCATCGACGTGCGGTCGAGTCCCTCGAAGTCGAAGTGGATCTGCAGGTCCGGCGTGGTGCTGAATGCCTGCGAAGCAGTCTGCCAGTCTCCCCGCTGCGCCTCATTCACGCGGGCGGTCTCCTGCATCAGGCGCGAGGGATCGGTGAAGGCCTCGCGGCTCGCGGGAAAGGCCTCGGATTTCCCGTGGCGGATCGAGACGGCATGTCCTTCGAAGAGCTCGCGGGCGGTGGCTTCCGGCACCTCGCCCTGCAACTCCACCTCGCCATCGAAGACGTGGACCTCGCAGTCGTCGGCGTTCGTGACGCTCATGCCGAATTCCGTGCCGCGGTCCACGACGCGCATCTTCGCATTGATCACGGTGAAGCCCTCGGCGGGCGGCGGGACCTTTGCGGTCAGCTTGCCATTGTCGAGGCGTGCCAGATTCGGCGAGAGCAATTCCAGCGTGGCGGGACCTTCCAAGACGACACGCGCGCCGCTGTAGAAGTCGAGCTGGAGCGTGCCCTTGCGGATCTTGATGAAGCCCTTTGGCAAGGCCTCGCCGGGCGCATACGCGGTGCTGTCCCACTCCACGTCGAAGGCCTGGTCCAGCAGCGCGACCTCGTGGCTGTGACTGTCGGCCTTTGAGGCGATGTCGGTTCCGGTGCCGGGCTGCTCCTTCGAGGGCACCAGCCACCACCCGAGGGCGAGGCATGCGGCGAGCCCCGCGGAGATCCATGCCCGGCGGGAAAACGGGATCACCTTCCGTGCGGGCGGAGATGGCGCGGTGTCTTCGAGCAACGACGCGCCGCCTGCCTGCAGCGCCTGCTCGCGCAGCAGGCCGTGCCACTCCGAGTGCTCCAGGAAAAGCTGCCGGGCCTTTGACGACGAGAGGAGCATGGCCTCCAGCTCGCGTCGTTCTTCCTCCGTCAGCTCACGGTCGAAGTGGGCGGAGATCAGTCGATCAAGTCGTGCTTCGTCGAACATGGAGGCATCAGGAAGGATTCGCTGACATCTTGCGCATCACGCACTCGCGGAGGAAAGCCCGCGCGCGGGAGAGTGTCACATTCACGGACTGCACGGTGCAGCCCATCAGGTCCGCGATCTGTGGCGGCAGGTGGTCGTTCTGGTAGCGGTAGTCGATGGACCGGCGCGCCTGCGGGGCGAGCTGGCTCAGGCAGGAGCGCAGCAGGGCCAGCCGCTCATCCGCATCCGCGCGGAATTCCCGGGGCTCCGCGCCGAGCGCCTGGAGCACTTCCTCCGACAGGCTCTCGAAGCGCCGCGCGCGGAGTGCTTCCAGCGACTTGTAGCGCGCGATGGTCTTCACCCAAGCGGCGAAGCTGGTGCCGATCTCGAAGGAGGCCGCCTTCCTCGTCACGGTGAGAAAGGTCTCCTGCATCACATCGTCCGCCACGGAGAAATCCGGGATCATGGCGAGGATGTAGCCGCGCACCGCCGGCTGATACTGGACGAAAAGGCCCTGCACCTTGGCGGTGTGGGCTTCCTCGGGTGTCGGCGGGTCGTCGTGCATCGTTTCCTGTCCGGGGATAGGATGATGCCAGAGCCGCCGGACTTAGCAGTGAAAATCCGGGGGGCGGATCATCGCTTGTCCCGTTTACCGGGAGTTTCATCCAACGGGTTCTTGATTGCGCACAGCTTCCTTCGGATGGGAGGATAGGGAGACCAGATGAGAATGATCCTTGCTGCTTTCATGTTCCCTCTTCTCGCATTCGCGGAGACGAAGGAGTTTCCGTTGGCCGTGGCGGATTCGGGTTCGAAGAACGTGGACGAGATCGTGAAAGGACTGGTGTCACTTCGTCCCGCCCCGGCACCTACCTCTACCGAAGTTCCGGGCGGATGGGCCGATGGCTTCACGTCATCCACGGGCCGCTATTCCACCCCGGAAGTGGAGACGTCGATAAAGAAGCTGAAGGATCTGGGCCCGGCTGCATTTCCCTATCTCATCAAGCATCTGGAAGATGATCGCTACTCCTACAGCGACCAGCCTTTCATTTCCAACTCCGACGGTCCCGGGTGGTCGAATAATTCGGTTGGCTCCGCCGTGTATCTCGTTCTCACCAACGGGATCACTTTCGCAGGGGGATACAAAATTCGTGAAGGGCCTGATGGAAAGGATCTGATTCCACTGACTATTACAGACTTCATCGCTGTGCGCGGTGGCATGAAGGCGTGGGTGGAGGCTGTGAAAGACCGGTCTCGCGCAGCAGTCTTCACCGAGTTCATCGACTGGTGCATCGCAGAAGAAAAGAAGCGGGGATTCAAGGACAAGGAAGACGAGGATCGGATAGTCTCCGTGTATTTGAAGAAGCGAGCGGAGATTGAGACGCCGGGAAAGAAGTAGGAGTAACCGGCGGATTTTTGCCGTGTTGGCAGGAGGTCCGTGAGGGAAGGGTGGCGCATTTTTTTTCGCGCCGTCTGCTAAGTCTCCGCGGTGAGCGGGCATTCAAGGTGATCGCTCGCCGGATTTACCCACCGGGGGGCGATGGTAGAAACCCATGAAACCGTTCCCCGTCCTCGCGTCGTCGCTTGCCCTCGTGGCAGGCTTTCCTGTCTCGCTCTCGGCCAGCAGCCTCATGTTCGACTTCGGCAATCCGGCACCCAATACGGGCGTCCCCGAAACGAACGTCGCGGCAAGCCCCGGACCTGTCGCCACCGGCAGCTACCGGACCCTCAGTCCCGGGCATGCCATCGGTGCCGTTCCACTTTCCGATACGACCTGGAACACCATCACGACTTCCAGCCCGCGCTCCGATCTCAGCTATTCCGACGGGACCGCCGCGACGGGCGTGACCCTGACGTTGGGGCAGGAGGCATCCGCGGGGGACAACATCATCAGCTACTCCACCGCAATCTCGACGCTCACCCTGATCGGGAACGGCGGCGGCACCGCGGGCCGGCAGAGCATGCTCGCACCCGGATCCATCTACGGGGATAGCCGTCTCGCTTCCTCGGCCGTGGGGCGCGATGGATTCTTCGGCGGGACGGGTGCCGCCATCGGCTTCCGCGTCGATGGCCTGGCTGCGGGCGACTACATCGTGTACCTGATGGGCCGGAACACGAACTCGAATACCGCGAGCCTTTCCGGCATGACCTTCCACGCGACCGCCGAGCCGCTTTCGGGCACCTTCACCGATTTCGTTTTCTCGTCCTCCGCATTCCAGTCAAATACGACCTACACCACCGCAGCCTATGCGGGGCAGTACGGGACCTTCACCGCGGGTGAAAGCTATGTGGCCATCCCCGTGACGGTCACTGCCGGGCAGTCGATCTATGTGGCCGTGGATGGCACGCAGACGGAGCTGCGCGGATTCCTCAACATGGCGCAGATCACTCCGGCTGCCGCCACGCCGGTGGAATTCAGTTGGTGGAACGGTGACGGCGACTGGGACACGACATCCCTCAACTGGAACGGCAATTCGCAGGCCTACGCCGAACCCGCGCGCGTGATCTTCCCGAATCTCGATGAGCCGGTCGATGGCATCAATACGGTGAACCTCACCGCTGCATTCGCCCCGCATTCGGTGAGCATCACGAACAACGGCGACTTCGACACGGCCGCGTATCACTTCACCGGCACCGGCGAGATCACCGGTGCCACGGGTATCGTGAAGAGCGGCTCGGGCATCGCGCGGTTTTCCAATGCCAGCAACTCGTATGCCGGGCTGCTCTCGGTAAGCGGTGGAGCGGTGGTGAAGGATGTGGCGGATAACACCACGGGAGGCATCAGCGTCTCGAATGGTGCCACCTTCATGCTCTCCGGAGGCGTCACGGATGGCAGCGGCCAGATCCTCACCCTCGCAGGACCGGGTCAGACCGCGCAGAATTATTTCTACACCGGCGCGCTCAACCAACGCGGCGCACTGCAGTCGAATGCGGGGGCGAATACCTGGGCGGGCGACATTGTGCTGACCGGCACCGCGGGAGCCAGCGGCACCACGCGCATCGGCGTGCAGAATGGTTCATCGCTCACGCTGACGGGTGCGATCTCCGAAGCGATCGCCGGGATGAGCCCTTACTTCCGCGCGGGTGACAGTCCCTCCGACTCCATCACCATCGCAGGCAGCGGCTCATGGACCGGTGCCACCCGCATCTACTCGAACGGAGGCGTGGTGAAGATCGGCGGCGACAACAAGCTGCCAACCACCGTGGACCTCATCGTGGGAAACACGGCGAGCCTGACCGGTTCGCCTACTTTTGACCTCGCGGGATTCAATCAGACCGCCGCGGGACTCGGTGGTGTGGGCGGCACGCATCCGCCCGTCGTCCAGAATTCCGGAAGCACCCTGTCCACCCTCACGCTCAATCCTACGGCGGCGAGCACCTTCCCGGGGATCATCCGGGATGCCGTGCAGCTCGTCATCGGCGGCACTGCCACGCAGACGCTCACGGGTGACAATACCCACACGGCCGACACGGTCATCAATGCCGGTGCCCACCTGATCGTCGGCGATGGTGGCGAGCTGCTCTTCCACCCGACCACGAACGGGATCACGAACTCGGTCGGCGGTGCGGGCACCCTCAACTACGATGGCATCCTCCGCATCGACGTGTCCGGCGCTTCCGTTGCCACGGGGAATTCGTGGACGCTGGTGAAGGTGGGCAGCCTAGCGAGCGCGACCTTTGGCACCACCTTCTCGGTGGCAGGTTCCTCCGCACCCTTCACCGAGACCCCGGTGGACTCCGGGATCTGGAAGCTCTCGGCGGGTGGCTCCGAGTGGACCTTCACCGAGTCCACGGGAGCACTGACGGTCGTCGGCGGGGGCGTGCAGCCTCCTTTCGATGCGTGGATCAGCGCCCGTTTTCCCGGCGTGACCGATCCTGCCATCATCGGAAAGGGTGCGGACCCGGATGGCGACGGTCGTGACAATCTCACGGAGTTCGCCCTGAACGGCGATCCCGACGATGGCTCCGACAATGGTCATCACGTCGTGGCGCTGGAGGACACCAATGCCAACGGGCAGAAGGAACTGACGCTCACGCTCGCGGTGCGCAAGGCGGGCGGCTCGCCGGTCTTCTCGGGCTCCCCGCTGTCTGCCATTTCGGATGGCGTGAAATACACGATTGAAGGATCGCTCGATCTGGTCTTCCCCGGCAGCGCCACGAGCGAGGCCGCGCCTGCCTCGGGTCCCGCCGGACTGCCATCGGACTACGAGTACCGCCGCTTCCGTCTCGATGCCTCCGAAGGCCTCTCGGGCAAGGGCTTCCTCCGCGTGAAAATCGAGCAAGCCCCGTGACATGAAGCGCCCGTGCTTTCACCTGGCTGCCATCGGCCTGATCCTGCCCTGCCATGCGGCGCCGTTGGCGCACGAGTCATTCGACTACGGTGCCGGCTCGGCGCTGACCTCCCGCGATGGCGGCGGTGGGTGGGCCGGTGCTTGGTATCAGGACGGGCAATCCGGCGTCGCCGGTGCCGACGGCCTGGGCTTCACCGATGCGCTGGGCAATGTGCTGGATGCGACGGGGCGATGCGCCGACACCACGGGCACGGCGACCACCCGCAGCCTGCGCGTGCTGGGAAGCGGCGTGACGAATGACGTGTGGATCTCCTTCCTGTGGCGGCTCCCCGCTTCTAACAGGAAGTTCGAGGGCGTGTCCTTTTATCGTGCGTCGCAGCAGGTCTTCACCGTCAGCAATCCCAGCACGACCACCACGTCGCAGATCTCGCTCACCAGCAATCTCACGGCGAACAACAGCGTGAACACGCAGAAGGGCGACTTCGGCACGACGCACTTCGTGGTGCTGAAGCTGACCAAGGGCGGCGGTGCGGGCGGCGCGGACCGGGTGGACCTCTTCCTCGATCCGGTACTGGCCGGCACCCCGTCCTCGCCGGATGCCGTGATCAGCGGCAGCAATTTCGACATCGACCGGGTGAGGATCGCCGGGGAGGACGGCGCGACGCTCCTGGTGGACGAGCTCCGCGTCGGCGAGACCTTCGCCGATGTGGCCCCGCACGATCCGGCGGGCGGTCCCGACAGCGACGGCGACGGCCTCACCGATGCGCAGGAAGCCGTGCTGGGCCTGAATCCGAATGTGGACGACTCCGCGCTCATTGCCGCCATCCGGGCGAATCCCGGATGGTTCGGCCTCCACGACCGCGCCGGCATCCTGGCGCAGGGGAATGGCGGGGTGGTGCTCGGGAAAGAGGGCGAGGGGCCGGTGAACCTGATCTTCGAGGTCCAGCACGGCGAGAACCTCGTCTCGTGGCGAGTGCTCGAAACTTTCAACCGCCAGGTCATGATCCCCCCGGGAAAGCAGTTCCTCCGCATCACTCCTGCAAGCCCGTGATACTATGAATGTAGTAATCCGGCATCACCCGCCGCACGCCGCCGTGCGGGCAGACGACTTCCATCGCACCAACCTCGACACGCCTTGAACCGCATCCTCATCCTTGCCGTATCCCTCTGTTTCCCGCTGCCCGCCGTGGCGGCCGATCCCGTGTCCCGTGACGTCGTCGTGTATGGCGGCACATCCGGCGGCGTGATCGCCGCCGTGCAGGTGGCGAAGTCGGGCCGCTCCGTGGTCCTCATCTCGCCGACGCAGCACCTCGGCGGTCTCACGACCAGCGGGCTCGGCTGGACGGATCTTGGCGAGAGCTCCATCCTCGGCGGGCTCAGCCGCGAATTCTACCACCGCGTGTACCAGCACTACCAGCAGGGCAGCGCGTGGAATTGGCAGACGCGCGCGAGCTTTGGCAATGCGGGGCAGGGCGGACCGGCCTTCAATGCGACCACCGAGGTCGCCTCGGTCTTCGAGCCGAAGGTGGCGGAGGCGGTCTTCAGCGCGATGATCTCGGAGGCCCAGGTGCAGGTCATCACCGGTCGTCTCGACCTGGACGATGGCGTGGTTATGGACGGCGGGAAGATCGAGCGGCTGAAGCTGGAGGACGGCCGCGAGTTCGCGGGGAAGATCTTCATCGACGCGAGCTACGAGGGCGACCTGCTGCCCGGCGCGGGCGTGAGCTTCACCATCGGCCGCGAGGCAAATGCGACCCATGGCGAGACCTACAGCGGCATCCAATCGGCACGCGCGACGAAGAACCAGCTCCGCGACGGCATCGACCCGTATGTGGTCCCGGGGAATCCGGCGAGCGGCCTGCTGCCCGGCGTGAATCCGGATGCGGGCGGCGTGGATGGCAGCGCCGACACGCGCCTGCAGGCGTATTGCTTCCGCATGGTGCTGACGGACGTGGCGGCGAACCGGGTGGCGGTCGCGCAGCCGCCGGGCTACAACGAGGCGGACTACGAGCTGGTCTTCCGCTCGATCGCCGCGGGTCAGACGACGGGCTTCTTCAAGCTCGACCTGATGCCGAACCGCAAGACGGACTCGAACAACACGGGTGGTATCTCCACCGACTACATCGGCAAGAACTACGGCCCCGGCTGGAACTGGGCCACGCTGGATCACGACGAGCGCCTCGCGTTGGCAAAGCAGCACGAGAACTGGCAGCGCGGCCTGATCTGGACGCTGCAGAACCACGAGCGGGTGCCCGCGTCTATCCGCAATGCATACGCGAAGTGGGGCCTGCCTGCCGATGAATTCACCGACAATGGCAACTGGCCGTGGCAGCTCTACGTCCGCGAGGCACGGCGCATGGTCTCCGACCACGTGATGAACGAGAGCCACTGCAACGGCAGCGTCGTGGTTCCGGACTCGGTGGGCCTCGCCGCCTACGCGATGGACTCCCACCACGTGCAGCGCCAGGTGAAGAATGGCATGGTGAAGAACGAGGGCGACGTGCAGATGCCGGTGGCGAATGCTTACCCGGTCTCCTACCGGTCCATCGTGCCGAAGGCCGGGGAATGCCCGAACCTGCTGGTGCCGTGGAGCCTTTCCGCGAGCCACATGGCCTTCGGGTCCATCCGCATGGAGCCGGTCTTCATGATCCTCGCGCAGTCCGCGGCGCTCGCGGCGGACATGGCGCTGGATGACGGGCTGACCGTGCAGCAGGTGCCCTACTCGCGCCTGCGTCCGGTGCTGCTCGCTGCGGGACAGGCGCTCGGTGCGCCGGCCGTGGGCTTCCCGACGGCGGTCGTGGACAATACGGATGCCGGGCAGGTGACGGCCACCGGGGCATGGATCGCGGCCAGCTCCTCCTCCGGCTTCCTCGGCAGCGACTACCTGCACAATGACAATGCGGGCCAGGGTGCGAAGCAGGTGGCCTATGCGGCACCGGCGGGCACGGCGGGGATGCAGCGCGTCTTCCTGCGGTGGACCTCGCACTCGAACCGCGCGTCGAACGTGCCGGTGGAGATCGTGACCGCGGGTGGAAGTACGACGGTCACCGTAGATCAGCGGTCCAATGGCGGGAAATGGAACCTGCTCGGCTACTTCAGCGGCGTGCAGCAGGTGATCGTGAAGACGACCGGGGTGAACGGCTATGTCATCGCCGATGCGGTGGGATTTTCCACCGTGGCGGAGGACGACGACAGCGACTTCGACGGGATGAGCGACCTGCGCGAGCTGGAGCTGGGGCTCGATCCCATGTCGCCGGACACGGCATTCATCGATGCGGTGAAGCGGCATCCGGAGTTCTTCGACCTGCATTCCGCCGGGGAGATCCACGACCTGCGCATCGCGGGCTCCACCTATACGCCGGGACTGTATGGCTTTCGCATCGAGGGTGGTCCCGCGTGGGAGCTGCTGGAGGATTTCCAGCTCGCGGTGCCGCAGGACGGGCCGCGGCGCTTCTATCGCGTGGCACTGCAGGGGACGCCCTCGGGGCTGATCTCCGCGCTGGAGTCCGGCCAGCCGCGGAAGGTGGTGGTCTATGGCACCAGCCTCACCGCGGGCGGTGCCTGGGTCTCCCAGATGAATTCATGGCTCTCCACGAAGTATCCCGGCCTGCTCACGGTGGTGAACAGCGGTCTCAGCGGGAAAAACTCCGCGGAGGGGGTCGCCCAGCTCCAGTCAAAGGTGCTGGCCCACCAGCCTGACGTGGTCTTCATCGAGTTCGCGATGAACGATGCCTTCCGCTACAGCGATGGTACGCCGCAGCTCAGCGTGGAGCAGGCGCGGGCGAACCTGGTCTCGATGATCGACTCCATCCTCGCGCAGAATCCGCAGGCGGAGGTCATCCTCCAGACGATGAATACGGTCTGGGACTCGCCGTCCGGCAGCAACCAGTCCGCCACGCTGCGTCCGGATCTGGCCGCCTACTACGAGATGTATCGTAGCGTCGCCGCGGAGCGCGGGCTGATGCTCGTGGATCACGAGCCGAATTGGGAGGCGCTGCAGCAGGGCGACCTTGCCGCATTCCGAGCCTGGGTCCCGGACGGGGTTCATCCGGTTGCGCAAGGTCTCGGCAAGGTCGCCCTGCCGTTGCTGAAATGGAAGCTGACGGGCGGGAAGCCATAGCTTCCGTGCGTCTGTCCGCCGTTAGTAAGAGATCGTGACCGGCGTGCCGACCTTCACCGCGTGGTGGAGCACGGGGGCGAAGTCCTTTGGCAGGCGGATGCAGCCGTGGGATGCGGTTTCACCGGGCTTCGGGATGACACCGGCATGCATGCCGATGCCGTAGCTGGTGAGGCGCATCCAGTAGGGCATGGGGGCTGGGACGTAGCGCTCGCCGGGCGGCACCTTCGTGCGCGGGGTGGCGTCGCCATTGGTGACATTTCCCCACTCGTCCTCGATCCAGCCGTAGCGGTTCGAGTGCTTGTCCACGATCTTCTCGGTGATCTTGTAGGTGCCCGCGGGGGTGCCGTGGCCTTCCTTGCCGGTGGCGACGAAGCACCAGCCGATGTCCCGTCCGCCGCGGGTGAAGAATGCCTGCTGCTCGGAGAGCTTGATGAGGACCTTCACCTCGCCCGGGCCGGCGTCGTCATACCATTGGTAGAGGACGTGCTCGGCCTTCTGGGCCGTGGGCGGGGTCTTCGTGATGATATTCGTGGGGCCGCAGGAGATCAGGGTCAGGCCTGTGGCGGCGATGGCGATGCGGGACAGCAGCGAGGTCATCATGCTGGGGACGAGAGAGGACGGGACTGTTAGCACGGAATGCGCCGGTG
The sequence above is drawn from the Luteolibacter flavescens genome and encodes:
- a CDS encoding L,D-transpeptidase family protein; protein product: MMTSLLSRIAIAATGLTLISCGPTNIITKTPPTAQKAEHVLYQWYDDAGPGEVKVLIKLSEQQAFFTRGGRDIGWCFVATGKEGHGTPAGTYKITEKIVDKHSNRYGWIEDEWGNVTNGDATPRTKVPPGERYVPAPMPYWMRLTSYGIGMHAGVIPKPGETASHGCIRLPKDFAPVLHHAVKVGTPVTISY
- a CDS encoding thrombospondin type 3 repeat-containing protein — its product is MKRPCFHLAAIGLILPCHAAPLAHESFDYGAGSALTSRDGGGGWAGAWYQDGQSGVAGADGLGFTDALGNVLDATGRCADTTGTATTRSLRVLGSGVTNDVWISFLWRLPASNRKFEGVSFYRASQQVFTVSNPSTTTTSQISLTSNLTANNSVNTQKGDFGTTHFVVLKLTKGGGAGGADRVDLFLDPVLAGTPSSPDAVISGSNFDIDRVRIAGEDGATLLVDELRVGETFADVAPHDPAGGPDSDGDGLTDAQEAVLGLNPNVDDSALIAAIRANPGWFGLHDRAGILAQGNGGVVLGKEGEGPVNLIFEVQHGENLVSWRVLETFNRQVMIPPGKQFLRITPASP
- a CDS encoding beta strand repeat-containing protein, with protein sequence MKPFPVLASSLALVAGFPVSLSASSLMFDFGNPAPNTGVPETNVAASPGPVATGSYRTLSPGHAIGAVPLSDTTWNTITTSSPRSDLSYSDGTAATGVTLTLGQEASAGDNIISYSTAISTLTLIGNGGGTAGRQSMLAPGSIYGDSRLASSAVGRDGFFGGTGAAIGFRVDGLAAGDYIVYLMGRNTNSNTASLSGMTFHATAEPLSGTFTDFVFSSSAFQSNTTYTTAAYAGQYGTFTAGESYVAIPVTVTAGQSIYVAVDGTQTELRGFLNMAQITPAAATPVEFSWWNGDGDWDTTSLNWNGNSQAYAEPARVIFPNLDEPVDGINTVNLTAAFAPHSVSITNNGDFDTAAYHFTGTGEITGATGIVKSGSGIARFSNASNSYAGLLSVSGGAVVKDVADNTTGGISVSNGATFMLSGGVTDGSGQILTLAGPGQTAQNYFYTGALNQRGALQSNAGANTWAGDIVLTGTAGASGTTRIGVQNGSSLTLTGAISEAIAGMSPYFRAGDSPSDSITIAGSGSWTGATRIYSNGGVVKIGGDNKLPTTVDLIVGNTASLTGSPTFDLAGFNQTAAGLGGVGGTHPPVVQNSGSTLSTLTLNPTAASTFPGIIRDAVQLVIGGTATQTLTGDNTHTADTVINAGAHLIVGDGGELLFHPTTNGITNSVGGAGTLNYDGILRIDVSGASVATGNSWTLVKVGSLASATFGTTFSVAGSSAPFTETPVDSGIWKLSAGGSEWTFTESTGALTVVGGGVQPPFDAWISARFPGVTDPAIIGKGADPDGDGRDNLTEFALNGDPDDGSDNGHHVVALEDTNANGQKELTLTLAVRKAGGSPVFSGSPLSAISDGVKYTIEGSLDLVFPGSATSEAAPASGPAGLPSDYEYRRFRLDASEGLSGKGFLRVKIEQAP
- a CDS encoding sigma-70 family RNA polymerase sigma factor translates to MHDDPPTPEEAHTAKVQGLFVQYQPAVRGYILAMIPDFSVADDVMQETFLTVTRKAASFEIGTSFAAWVKTIARYKSLEALRARRFESLSEEVLQALGAEPREFRADADERLALLRSCLSQLAPQARRSIDYRYQNDHLPPQIADLMGCTVQSVNVTLSRARAFLRECVMRKMSANPS
- a CDS encoding LamG-like jellyroll fold domain-containing protein gives rise to the protein MFDEARLDRLISAHFDRELTEEERRELEAMLLSSSKARQLFLEHSEWHGLLREQALQAGGASLLEDTAPSPPARKVIPFSRRAWISAGLAACLALGWWLVPSKEQPGTGTDIASKADSHSHEVALLDQAFDVEWDSTAYAPGEALPKGFIKIRKGTLQLDFYSGARVVLEGPATLELLSPNLARLDNGKLTAKVPPPAEGFTVINAKMRVVDRGTEFGMSVTNADDCEVHVFDGEVELQGEVPEATARELFEGHAVSIRHGKSEAFPASREAFTDPSRLMQETARVNEAQRGDWQTASQAFSTTPDLQIHFDFEGLDRTSMILTNRAAGAAGNSHGTIIGCETLSGRWDRKGALGFAKTSDRVRFRAEGVTPSVTLMAWVRVDSLPLEHNALLSMAPEQIGEIHWKLDRDGRMLLGLRAEPEHAYPSWERLESPPVVTPQDFGRWLHLATVIDGDTGMMRHYMNGSEVAAGSMTRKVPIQLGLANLGNFDASSPTSPTNGMVRNFNGRIDEFALLTRALTAEEIAAAMR
- a CDS encoding FAD-dependent oxidoreductase is translated as MNRILILAVSLCFPLPAVAADPVSRDVVVYGGTSGGVIAAVQVAKSGRSVVLISPTQHLGGLTTSGLGWTDLGESSILGGLSREFYHRVYQHYQQGSAWNWQTRASFGNAGQGGPAFNATTEVASVFEPKVAEAVFSAMISEAQVQVITGRLDLDDGVVMDGGKIERLKLEDGREFAGKIFIDASYEGDLLPGAGVSFTIGREANATHGETYSGIQSARATKNQLRDGIDPYVVPGNPASGLLPGVNPDAGGVDGSADTRLQAYCFRMVLTDVAANRVAVAQPPGYNEADYELVFRSIAAGQTTGFFKLDLMPNRKTDSNNTGGISTDYIGKNYGPGWNWATLDHDERLALAKQHENWQRGLIWTLQNHERVPASIRNAYAKWGLPADEFTDNGNWPWQLYVREARRMVSDHVMNESHCNGSVVVPDSVGLAAYAMDSHHVQRQVKNGMVKNEGDVQMPVANAYPVSYRSIVPKAGECPNLLVPWSLSASHMAFGSIRMEPVFMILAQSAALAADMALDDGLTVQQVPYSRLRPVLLAAGQALGAPAVGFPTAVVDNTDAGQVTATGAWIAASSSSGFLGSDYLHNDNAGQGAKQVAYAAPAGTAGMQRVFLRWTSHSNRASNVPVEIVTAGGSTTVTVDQRSNGGKWNLLGYFSGVQQVIVKTTGVNGYVIADAVGFSTVAEDDDSDFDGMSDLRELELGLDPMSPDTAFIDAVKRHPEFFDLHSAGEIHDLRIAGSTYTPGLYGFRIEGGPAWELLEDFQLAVPQDGPRRFYRVALQGTPSGLISALESGQPRKVVVYGTSLTAGGAWVSQMNSWLSTKYPGLLTVVNSGLSGKNSAEGVAQLQSKVLAHQPDVVFIEFAMNDAFRYSDGTPQLSVEQARANLVSMIDSILAQNPQAEVILQTMNTVWDSPSGSNQSATLRPDLAAYYEMYRSVAAERGLMLVDHEPNWEALQQGDLAAFRAWVPDGVHPVAQGLGKVALPLLKWKLTGGKP